A window of the Methyloprofundus sp. genome harbors these coding sequences:
- a CDS encoding transposase, IS4 family, translating into MVLMMRKSVKSVQNVVNEAMSWLDLPPVTASAYSQARYKLKHTAFIELNQTAIVETVYGGDGDYHKFWGFRVLAIDGSKVVLPNTEDVREEFGTISYSNGKDSEIIGQHPYALASVLYDVLNRVAIDARLGRARAYEIDLAVEHLAHTQAKDLLTMDRNYPSYRMLAELTQSRRDYVIRCSAASFAVARKMLKGEGKESQTATLKPCAEQMSIIRKLGLPVSLKVRFVRVKLSTGENEVLVTSLHNEKYYPSADFAELYYLRWGIETFYGLLKTRLGLENFTGTQAEAVKQDFHSSVYLTGLESILTDAAQKQLDAKETKYPQIVNRSVSFNAIKNHAFDLLLGDTETNFIEEKLTALFLTNPTIERKHRNPPRKKSSARRLLNFHKRQKKHCF; encoded by the coding sequence ATGGTCTTAATGATGAGAAAAAGTGTTAAATCAGTGCAAAATGTAGTGAATGAAGCGATGAGCTGGCTAGATTTACCACCTGTAACGGCCAGTGCTTATTCGCAAGCACGTTATAAGCTTAAGCACACTGCATTTATAGAACTCAACCAAACCGCTATAGTTGAAACGGTGTATGGTGGTGATGGCGACTATCATAAATTCTGGGGTTTTCGGGTCTTGGCAATTGATGGTTCAAAAGTTGTTTTGCCGAATACAGAAGATGTCCGAGAAGAATTTGGCACGATTTCTTATTCAAATGGCAAGGATAGTGAAATAATAGGGCAGCATCCCTATGCACTCGCCTCGGTGCTCTATGATGTATTGAATCGAGTGGCAATTGATGCACGTTTGGGCAGAGCGAGAGCTTATGAAATTGATTTGGCGGTTGAGCATTTAGCTCATACACAAGCAAAAGATTTGTTGACGATGGACAGGAACTACCCATCTTATCGAATGCTGGCTGAATTGACTCAATCTCGGAGAGATTATGTTATTCGTTGTTCGGCGGCCTCGTTTGCAGTAGCAAGAAAAATGCTAAAAGGTGAAGGAAAAGAAAGCCAAACGGCAACACTTAAGCCTTGTGCTGAGCAAATGTCCATTATTCGTAAATTAGGCCTACCTGTTTCACTTAAGGTACGCTTTGTACGGGTTAAGTTGAGTACTGGTGAAAATGAAGTTTTAGTGACTTCCTTACATAATGAAAAGTACTATCCGAGTGCTGATTTTGCTGAGCTATATTATTTGCGCTGGGGAATTGAAACCTTTTATGGGTTGTTAAAAACTCGGTTAGGGCTGGAAAATTTTACGGGAACTCAGGCAGAGGCAGTGAAGCAGGATTTTCATTCAAGTGTATATTTAACGGGGCTTGAGTCAATATTAACGGATGCTGCACAGAAACAACTAGATGCCAAAGAAACAAAATACCCACAGATCGTTAACCGCTCGGTATCGTTTAATGCCATCAAAAATCATGCGTTCGATTTATTGCTTGGAGACACTGAGACCAACTTCATAGAGGAAAAGCTGACGGCACTATTTTTAACTAATCCCAC